From Streptomyces sp. GSL17-111, one genomic window encodes:
- a CDS encoding 4'-phosphopantetheinyl transferase family protein, with protein MIGRILPSPVVSAHALADDPGPLAFEEEARALEAAGSNAARRGEFLTVRHCARRALGLLGHAPAPLLPDAVGAPRWPDGVVGSMTHCHGYRAAAVARSGDVAALGIDAESDRAMRPDTLRAIARPEELEQLADLARAHPGRRWDLVLFSAKEALYKAWFPLTRGWLGFQDATVTIDAARGTFDARVLAAGHPGGPRHFPGGWLAEDGLVVTACVLPRR; from the coding sequence GTGATCGGCCGGATACTCCCCTCACCCGTCGTGTCGGCGCATGCCCTCGCGGACGATCCCGGGCCCCTCGCGTTCGAGGAGGAGGCGCGGGCCCTGGAGGCGGCAGGATCGAACGCCGCCCGCCGGGGCGAGTTCCTCACCGTCCGGCACTGCGCCCGCCGTGCCCTCGGCCTGCTGGGCCACGCCCCCGCCCCACTCCTCCCGGACGCGGTGGGGGCGCCCCGCTGGCCGGACGGCGTGGTGGGGAGCATGACGCACTGCCACGGGTACCGGGCGGCTGCCGTCGCGCGGAGCGGCGACGTGGCGGCCCTGGGCATCGACGCGGAGTCGGACCGCGCGATGCGGCCGGACACGCTGCGGGCGATAGCGCGCCCCGAGGAGCTGGAGCAGCTGGCGGATCTGGCGCGGGCCCATCCCGGCCGGCGGTGGGATCTGGTCCTGTTCTCGGCCAAGGAGGCCCTTTACAAGGCATGGTTCCCGCTCACGCGCGGGTGGCTCGGGTTCCAGGACGCGACGGTCACGATCGACGCCGCGCGGGGGACGTTCGACGCCCGGGTGCTGGCGGCGGGGCACCCGGGCGGGCCGCGGCACTTCCCCGGGGGCTGGCTCGCCGAGGACGGGCTCGTCGTGACGGCCTGCGTCCTGCCGCGGCGCTGA
- a CDS encoding DUF4190 domain-containing protein yields MTHYEGRDGGQDGPDPWAPPSARTPLHKPGTPPPVDGRRTVADVPLASGDPGGGAARVPPVPPAPSPPPNALPPLGGPYAPAAWPPPVGGAPAGYGGGGPGPGYGYAPNAFPPGGPWLPPPPPPRTSGICTAAMVVGIVGTCLALTVIGSVVGIVCGPVAICLGAVAGRRVRRGEAHGSGQATAGLVLGIVGTLLSAVIVALMVAGFTAGEDESDPYGDPYDGYNAVTAAPPTPGAPGVSPAPSGPAWRG; encoded by the coding sequence ATGACGCATTACGAGGGCCGGGACGGCGGTCAGGACGGGCCCGACCCGTGGGCTCCCCCGAGCGCGCGGACACCTCTGCACAAGCCGGGAACGCCGCCACCGGTCGACGGGCGGCGGACGGTCGCCGACGTCCCCCTCGCCTCGGGCGATCCCGGCGGCGGCGCCGCGCGGGTGCCGCCCGTGCCGCCCGCCCCCTCGCCGCCGCCGAACGCCCTGCCGCCGCTCGGCGGCCCCTACGCCCCGGCCGCGTGGCCGCCGCCGGTGGGCGGGGCCCCTGCGGGCTACGGCGGCGGGGGACCGGGCCCGGGGTACGGCTACGCCCCGAACGCCTTTCCGCCCGGCGGCCCGTGGCTGCCTCCGCCGCCCCCGCCCCGCACGAGCGGCATCTGCACGGCGGCGATGGTGGTGGGCATCGTGGGCACGTGCCTGGCGCTGACGGTCATCGGCTCCGTCGTCGGCATCGTGTGCGGCCCGGTCGCGATCTGCCTCGGCGCCGTGGCGGGACGTCGCGTCCGGCGGGGTGAGGCACACGGCTCGGGCCAGGCCACCGCCGGCCTCGTGCTCGGCATCGTCGGCACGCTGCTCTCGGCCGTGATCGTCGCCCTGATGGTGGCCGGGTTCACGGCCGGGGAGGACGAGTCGGACCCCTACGGCGACCCCTACGACGGGTACAACGCCGTCACCGCCGCGCCGCCGACGCCCGGGGCGCCCGGCGTCAGTCCCGCGCCGTCAGGGCCGGCGTGGCGCGGGTGA
- a CDS encoding acyl-CoA carboxylase subunit beta has protein sequence MTILDERRSALPRPATAEDAPPPAGPPTEPAAEPAAEGPRTLETLTDELAALRRRAVDGPSERATEAQHRKGKLTARERIELLLDKGSFNEVEQLRRHRATGFGLEGKRPPTDGVVTGWGTVHGRTVFVYAHDFRIFGGALGEAHAQKIHKIMDMALKAGAPLVSLSDGAGARIQEGVTALAGYGGIFQRNVAASGVIPQISVILGPCAGGAAYSPALTDFVFMVKGTSQMFITGPDVVQAVTGEEVTHDELGGAEAHGSRSGVAAFVHDTEEEALEDVRYLLSLLPSNNRELAPELTSTDPADRANDALERIVPVDGNRSYDVHDVIEEIVDDGDVFEVHATWATNIVCAFARLDGQAVGIVANQPSRMAGALDISASEKAARFVSFCDAFSIPLVTLLDVPGFLPGVDQEHAGIIRHGAKLLYAYCNATVPRIQLIMRKAYGGAYIVMESLSIGSDLSFAWPTNEIAVMGAEGAAGVVFRREIAASDDPERTRGERIAEYRRELMHPYYAAERGLVDDVIDPRETRATLVHGLRMLRTKHKPLPDRKHGNQPI, from the coding sequence ATGACGATCCTGGACGAGCGCCGCTCCGCCCTGCCCCGGCCCGCGACGGCCGAGGACGCCCCACCGCCCGCCGGGCCGCCGACCGAACCGGCGGCCGAACCGGCGGCCGAGGGGCCGCGGACCCTTGAGACGCTGACGGACGAGCTGGCCGCCCTGCGCCGGCGGGCCGTGGACGGCCCCAGCGAGCGGGCCACCGAGGCCCAGCACCGCAAGGGCAAACTGACCGCGCGTGAACGCATCGAACTGCTCCTCGACAAGGGGTCCTTCAACGAGGTGGAGCAGTTGCGGCGGCACCGCGCCACCGGGTTCGGACTGGAGGGCAAGCGCCCCCCGACGGACGGGGTGGTGACCGGCTGGGGCACCGTCCACGGCCGCACCGTGTTCGTCTACGCCCACGACTTCCGCATCTTCGGCGGGGCGCTGGGCGAGGCCCACGCCCAGAAGATCCACAAGATCATGGACATGGCGCTGAAGGCCGGTGCGCCGCTGGTCAGCCTGAGCGACGGAGCCGGGGCGCGCATCCAGGAAGGCGTGACCGCGCTCGCCGGTTATGGGGGGATATTTCAGCGGAACGTCGCCGCCTCGGGCGTGATCCCGCAGATCAGCGTGATCCTCGGCCCCTGCGCGGGCGGGGCCGCGTACTCGCCCGCCCTCACCGACTTCGTGTTCATGGTCAAGGGCACCTCGCAGATGTTCATCACGGGGCCCGACGTCGTCCAGGCGGTCACCGGCGAGGAGGTCACCCACGACGAGCTCGGCGGGGCCGAGGCGCACGGCAGCAGGTCCGGGGTGGCGGCCTTCGTCCACGACACGGAGGAGGAGGCGCTGGAGGACGTGCGCTACCTGCTCTCGCTGCTGCCGTCGAACAACAGGGAGCTGGCCCCGGAGCTCACGTCGACGGACCCGGCCGACCGGGCGAACGACGCGCTGGAGCGCATCGTCCCGGTGGACGGTAACCGGTCCTACGACGTCCACGACGTGATCGAGGAGATCGTCGACGACGGGGACGTCTTCGAGGTGCACGCCACCTGGGCGACGAACATCGTCTGCGCCTTCGCCCGGCTCGACGGTCAGGCCGTCGGGATCGTGGCGAACCAGCCGTCCCGGATGGCCGGAGCGCTGGACATCAGCGCCAGCGAGAAGGCCGCGCGCTTCGTCTCCTTCTGCGACGCCTTCAGCATCCCCCTCGTCACGCTGCTCGACGTGCCGGGCTTCCTGCCGGGCGTCGACCAGGAGCACGCGGGCATCATCCGGCACGGCGCCAAGCTGCTCTACGCGTACTGCAACGCCACGGTGCCCCGCATCCAGCTGATCATGCGCAAGGCCTACGGCGGCGCGTACATCGTGATGGAGTCCCTGTCGATCGGCTCCGACCTGTCGTTCGCCTGGCCCACCAACGAGATCGCGGTCATGGGCGCCGAGGGCGCGGCGGGCGTCGTCTTCCGTCGCGAGATCGCCGCCTCGGACGACCCGGAACGCACGCGCGGGGAACGGATCGCGGAGTACCGCAGGGAGCTGATGCACCCGTACTACGCGGCCGAGCGCGGCCTGGTCGACGACGTGATCGACCCCCGCGAGACGCGCGCCACCCTGGTGCACGGCCTGCGCATGCTGCGTACCAAGCACAAGCCACTGCCGGACCGCAAGCACGGGAACCAGCCGATATGA
- a CDS encoding acyl-CoA carboxylase subunit epsilon, with protein sequence MRDEATAPLRVLRGAPDEHELAAVTAVLLAVRSGRGDEAPKPGSRRTGWDRTRAGYVAPTSWTTRHRS encoded by the coding sequence ATGAGAGACGAGGCCACCGCACCGCTGCGCGTCCTGCGCGGCGCTCCGGACGAGCATGAGCTGGCCGCGGTGACGGCGGTCCTGCTGGCCGTGCGGAGCGGCCGCGGCGACGAGGCGCCGAAGCCGGGATCGCGCCGCACCGGGTGGGACCGGACGAGGGCCGGCTACGTCGCGCCCACCTCGTGGACCACCCGCCACCGTTCCTGA
- a CDS encoding APC family permease: MPQLVNQRPAGGIARSAASPEEIRSKGLHKNSVGLFGSAVIGLSTVAPVYCLTSTLGPTVGEVGLQMPAVFLAGFLPMLLVAFAYRELNRAVPDCGTSFTWTVKALGPRIGWMTGWGLVIATVIVLSNLAGVAAEFFYLLLGELTGSEALSRFGDSTAGHVVTVLAFIAVATAISYRGMTATKWFQYALVTLQMLVLALFVAMAFAKAGDGAPGTAAAPEFSLAWFDPFSVTSFSAFTAGLSLSIFIYWGWDTSLTVNEETTGSSTTPGRAAMISIVVLVSSYLLTAVAALMFAGTGTTGLGLGNPDTSDNVFAVLAGPVMGPLGVLLFLAVVASAAASLQTTFLPAARTMLAMSTYQAFPASFARVHPRFRTPGRATVAAGLATGAFYAVMALVSENVLIDTIYALGLMICFYYALTAFACVWHFRHDLRRGARDAVTKGVLPLLGGVLLTAVFFKTLIDMWDPAYGSGSAIAGVGSVFVIGVGLLLVGGVLMLVMQRRSPAFFRGEVLTRATPALTARD; the protein is encoded by the coding sequence ATGCCACAGCTCGTCAACCAGCGCCCGGCCGGAGGGATAGCGCGTAGCGCGGCGTCACCGGAGGAGATCCGGTCCAAGGGACTGCACAAGAACTCCGTCGGTCTCTTCGGCAGCGCCGTCATCGGTCTGTCCACCGTCGCCCCCGTGTACTGCCTCACCAGCACCCTCGGCCCCACCGTGGGCGAGGTCGGGCTTCAGATGCCCGCCGTCTTCCTCGCCGGCTTCCTCCCCATGCTCCTGGTCGCCTTCGCCTACCGGGAGCTCAACCGGGCCGTCCCCGACTGCGGCACCTCCTTCACCTGGACGGTGAAGGCACTCGGCCCCAGGATCGGCTGGATGACCGGCTGGGGCCTGGTCATCGCGACCGTGATCGTGCTGTCGAACCTCGCCGGGGTCGCCGCCGAGTTCTTCTACCTCCTCCTCGGGGAACTGACCGGCAGCGAGGCGCTGTCGCGCTTCGGCGACTCCACCGCCGGTCACGTCGTCACCGTCCTGGCCTTCATCGCCGTCGCGACCGCGATCAGCTACCGGGGGATGACGGCCACCAAGTGGTTCCAGTACGCCCTGGTCACCCTGCAGATGCTCGTTCTGGCGCTGTTCGTCGCCATGGCCTTCGCCAAGGCGGGCGACGGGGCGCCGGGCACGGCTGCGGCCCCGGAGTTCTCCCTCGCCTGGTTCGACCCGTTCTCCGTCACCTCGTTCTCCGCGTTCACCGCCGGGCTGTCCCTGTCGATCTTCATCTACTGGGGCTGGGACACCAGCCTGACGGTCAACGAGGAGACCACCGGCAGCTCCACCACGCCCGGCAGGGCCGCGATGATCTCCATCGTGGTGCTCGTCAGCTCCTACCTGCTGACCGCCGTCGCGGCGCTGATGTTCGCCGGGACCGGCACCACCGGTCTCGGTCTCGGCAACCCGGACACCTCCGACAACGTCTTCGCCGTCCTGGCCGGGCCGGTGATGGGCCCGCTCGGCGTCCTGCTCTTCCTCGCGGTCGTCGCGAGCGCGGCGGCGAGCCTGCAGACGACCTTCCTCCCGGCGGCGCGCACCATGCTCGCGATGAGCACCTACCAGGCGTTCCCCGCCTCCTTCGCCAGGGTCCACCCGCGCTTCCGCACCCCCGGCAGGGCGACCGTGGCGGCCGGTCTCGCGACGGGTGCCTTCTACGCGGTGATGGCCCTGGTCAGCGAGAACGTGCTCATCGACACGATCTACGCGCTCGGCCTGATGATCTGCTTCTACTACGCGCTGACCGCCTTCGCCTGCGTGTGGCACTTCCGCCACGACCTGCGCCGGGGAGCCCGGGACGCCGTCACCAAGGGCGTGCTGCCGCTCCTCGGCGGCGTGCTGCTGACGGCGGTGTTCTTCAAGACGCTCATCGACATGTGGGACCCGGCCTACGGCAGCGGGAGCGCCATCGCCGGCGTGGGCAGCGTCTTCGTCATCGGCGTGGGCCTGCTGCTGGTGGGCGGCGTGCTCATGCTCGTCATGCAGCGCCGCAGCCCGGCGTTCTTCCGCGGCGAGGTCCTCACCCGCGCCACGCCGGCCCTGACGGCGCGGGACTGA
- a CDS encoding phosphatase PAP2 family protein has translation MAAVPLLVVPLKALFDRAGPLGGEGYFPSGHAATAVVGYGAAAVVLMPHLRRTGARRALGAAAVLLALGAGAGLVRRAYHWPLDVVASWCLGGLLLAGVAAAVNVSHAPSRGRRRGEDFVPHGGRDGRAAYGRRGGPGGP, from the coding sequence ATGGCGGCCGTTCCCCTGCTCGTCGTCCCGCTCAAGGCCCTGTTCGACCGGGCCGGTCCGCTCGGCGGCGAGGGCTACTTCCCCTCCGGCCACGCCGCGACGGCCGTCGTCGGCTACGGGGCGGCGGCAGTCGTCCTCATGCCCCACCTGCGGCGGACCGGGGCCCGCCGCGCCCTGGGCGCCGCCGCGGTGCTGCTGGCATTGGGGGCGGGGGCCGGGCTGGTACGCCGCGCGTACCACTGGCCGCTGGACGTGGTGGCGAGCTGGTGCCTCGGCGGGCTGCTGCTTGCCGGGGTCGCCGCCGCCGTCAACGTCTCGCACGCACCGTCCCGGGGCCGCCGGAGAGGTGAGGATTTCGTTCCGCACGGCGGACGGGACGGCCGCGCGGCGTACGGACGGCGGGGCGGGCCCGGCGGGCCGTAG
- the fabG gene encoding 3-oxoacyl-[acyl-carrier-protein] reductase, with the protein MAEKTARTALITGGSRGLGRATALRLADDGYDVAFCYTANEEAARGLEKEVSERGVRVLAVQADVSDPDSARAFVNAAQEEFDALDVVVTSAGIVRDNPLLMMKDEDWNRVIDVNLNGTYYVCRYAIFEMMKRKSGCIVNISSVAGVHGNPTQSNYSASKAGIIGFTKAIAKEVGRYGIRANVVAPGFIETDMTSSLTDQVREQALKQIALGRLGRPEEVADMVAYLAGAEYVTGSVLQIDGGIVL; encoded by the coding sequence ATGGCGGAGAAGACCGCGCGCACGGCCCTGATCACCGGTGGCTCCCGGGGACTGGGCCGGGCGACCGCGCTGCGGCTGGCCGACGACGGCTACGACGTGGCGTTCTGCTACACCGCGAACGAGGAGGCGGCCCGGGGGCTGGAGAAGGAGGTCTCCGAACGGGGCGTGCGCGTCCTGGCCGTGCAGGCCGACGTCTCCGACCCCGACTCCGCCCGCGCCTTCGTGAACGCGGCCCAGGAGGAGTTCGACGCGCTCGACGTCGTGGTCACCTCGGCCGGCATCGTCAGGGACAACCCGTTGCTGATGATGAAGGACGAGGACTGGAACCGCGTCATCGACGTCAACCTCAACGGCACGTACTACGTGTGCCGCTACGCCATCTTCGAGATGATGAAGCGCAAGTCGGGGTGCATCGTCAACATCTCCTCCGTCGCCGGGGTCCACGGGAACCCGACGCAGAGCAACTACTCGGCCTCCAAGGCCGGGATCATCGGCTTCACCAAGGCGATCGCCAAGGAGGTCGGCCGCTACGGCATCCGCGCCAACGTGGTGGCCCCCGGGTTCATCGAGACGGACATGACGTCCTCGCTGACCGACCAGGTGCGCGAGCAGGCGCTGAAGCAGATCGCGCTGGGGCGGCTCGGACGTCCCGAGGAGGTGGCCGACATGGTCGCCTACCTCGCCGGGGCCGAGTACGTGACCGGGTCCGTGCTGCAGATCGACGGAGGCATCGTCCTGTGA
- a CDS encoding 2-hydroxychromene-2-carboxylate isomerase codes for MRRDRVPRWYFSLRSPYSWLAYRDLRTRYPDVLDRLEWRPFWEPDALSERLLTEAGGAFPYVAMSRAKHLYILQDVRRLVRERGEESTWPVDRDPCWEVPHLAYLAAQDEGRGAEFVDVAYRVRWNEGRDICDSGTIAAIARELGLGESRLVEAVDDPKLRERGTTALLEVHRDGVFGVPFFVNGYEKFWGIDRLPAFAASVRGTGGAVGPTEETAATSDPGGDQGHAGGCG; via the coding sequence GTGAGACGCGACCGCGTGCCGCGCTGGTACTTCTCGCTGCGCAGCCCGTACTCGTGGCTGGCGTACCGCGACCTGAGGACGCGTTACCCCGACGTGCTGGACCGCCTGGAGTGGCGGCCCTTCTGGGAGCCCGACGCCCTCTCCGAGCGGCTGCTGACGGAGGCGGGCGGAGCGTTCCCGTACGTGGCGATGTCACGGGCCAAGCACCTGTACATCCTGCAGGACGTGCGCCGGCTCGTGCGCGAACGCGGTGAGGAGTCCACCTGGCCCGTCGACCGCGACCCGTGCTGGGAGGTGCCCCACCTCGCCTACCTCGCGGCACAGGACGAGGGGCGGGGCGCGGAGTTCGTCGACGTGGCCTACCGGGTCCGCTGGAACGAAGGCCGTGACATCTGCGACTCCGGTACGATCGCCGCAATCGCACGTGAGTTGGGGCTGGGGGAGAGCCGGCTGGTCGAGGCGGTCGACGACCCGAAGCTGCGGGAGAGGGGGACGACGGCGCTCCTCGAGGTGCACCGGGACGGAGTGTTCGGCGTCCCGTTCTTCGTCAACGGCTACGAGAAGTTCTGGGGGATCGACCGCCTCCCCGCGTTCGCCGCGTCGGTGCGGGGCACCGGCGGCGCCGTCGGACCGACCGAGGAGACCGCTGCGACGTCCGACCCGGGTGGGGACCAGGGCCACGCGGGGGGATGCGGCTGA
- a CDS encoding adenosine deaminase, with product MSDLTDLTIPDELSGFIAGLPKAELHVHHVGSASPRIVAELAARHPDSRVPADEEALAEFFVFRDFAHFVEIYLSVVDLVRDAEDVRLLTYEIAREMAGQNIRYAELTVTPFSSTRRGIPDVAFMEAIEDARKAAGTELGVTLRWCFDIPGEAGLEAAEETVRQACELRPDGLVSFGLGGPEIGVPRPQFKPYFDRAVAEGLRSVPHAGETTGPGTIWDALTHLHAERIGHGTSAPQDPRLLEYLAERRVPLEVCPTSNIATRAVERMELHPLRAMVDAGLLVTINSDDPPMFGTDLNTEYGIAARLLDLDAAGVAALAKNAVEASFLEQPGKTALNAEIDAYLAAHSGAPHRP from the coding sequence TTGTCCGACCTGACCGACCTGACGATCCCCGACGAGCTGTCCGGCTTCATCGCGGGCCTGCCCAAGGCGGAGCTGCACGTGCACCACGTCGGCTCGGCCTCCCCCCGGATCGTCGCGGAGCTCGCGGCCCGGCACCCGGACAGCAGGGTGCCCGCGGACGAGGAGGCCCTGGCCGAGTTCTTCGTCTTCCGGGACTTCGCCCACTTCGTCGAGATCTACCTCTCCGTCGTGGACCTCGTCCGGGACGCCGAGGACGTGCGGCTGCTGACCTACGAGATCGCACGGGAGATGGCCGGTCAGAACATCCGCTACGCGGAGCTGACGGTCACGCCGTTCAGCTCGACCCGGCGCGGTATCCCCGACGTGGCCTTCATGGAGGCCATCGAGGACGCGCGGAAGGCGGCGGGCACCGAGCTGGGCGTCACCCTGCGCTGGTGCTTCGACATCCCGGGCGAGGCCGGGCTGGAGGCCGCCGAGGAGACGGTGCGGCAGGCGTGCGAGCTGCGTCCGGACGGCCTGGTCTCCTTCGGGCTGGGCGGTCCCGAGATCGGCGTGCCGCGACCGCAGTTCAAGCCGTACTTCGACCGGGCCGTCGCCGAGGGCCTGCGCAGCGTTCCGCACGCGGGCGAGACGACGGGCCCGGGCACGATCTGGGACGCCCTGACCCACCTGCACGCCGAGCGCATCGGCCACGGCACGAGCGCCCCGCAGGACCCCCGGCTCCTGGAGTACCTGGCCGAGCGGCGGGTTCCGCTGGAGGTCTGCCCCACGTCGAACATCGCGACGCGGGCGGTGGAGCGGATGGAGCTGCACCCGCTGCGCGCGATGGTCGACGCGGGCCTGCTGGTCACGATCAACAGCGACGACCCGCCGATGTTCGGCACGGACCTGAACACCGAGTACGGGATCGCCGCCCGGCTGCTGGACCTGGACGCCGCCGGCGTCGCGGCGCTGGCGAAGAACGCGGTGGAGGCGTCGTTCCTGGAGCAGCCGGGGAAGACCGCGCTGAACGCGGAGATCGACGCGTACCTCGCCGCGCACAGCGGCGCTCCGCACCGGCCGTGA
- a CDS encoding alpha/beta hydrolase, translated as MALAPGKSRSRGYSPVTRVLSALALPFAPLCGLALAYMLFHPPRRPHHKTPVDVGLPEPEELWVPIGGGKRVHAWLCPGDTDRVVVIGHGMGLSKSATLGHAKFLHDAGYTVCLFDHRNHGRSSQDRSVTGLSDKFTSDVLSLVELLRGRAEYRSAKVAVYGFSFSTFPMFYSLRDQDVAVDAVICDSGPGLELAPLFANFLDADVLPVPKALRANPARFAMERTLCWAGTTMLRSEWPPPLEGRYVDTPLLFIAGEEDRILPASSVDALAGCYADAEAHILPGIGHLLGLREAPEKYTSTVLDFLRRALT; from the coding sequence ATGGCCTTGGCCCCAGGTAAGAGCCGGTCCCGCGGGTACTCTCCGGTAACCCGCGTCCTCTCGGCGCTCGCCCTGCCCTTCGCGCCCCTGTGCGGGCTCGCACTGGCGTACATGCTCTTCCACCCGCCGCGCAGGCCCCACCACAAGACGCCGGTCGACGTGGGGCTGCCCGAGCCGGAGGAGCTGTGGGTCCCGATCGGCGGGGGCAAGCGTGTCCACGCCTGGCTCTGCCCCGGTGACACCGACCGCGTCGTCGTCATCGGGCACGGCATGGGGCTCAGCAAGTCCGCCACGTTGGGGCACGCCAAGTTCCTGCACGACGCCGGGTACACCGTGTGCCTCTTCGACCACCGCAACCACGGCCGGAGCAGCCAGGACCGCTCGGTCACCGGTCTGAGCGACAAGTTCACCTCGGACGTGCTCTCCCTGGTCGAGCTGTTGCGCGGCCGTGCGGAGTACCGCTCGGCGAAGGTCGCCGTGTACGGCTTCTCCTTCTCGACGTTCCCGATGTTCTACTCGCTCCGGGACCAGGACGTCGCCGTGGACGCGGTGATCTGCGACAGCGGTCCCGGGCTCGAACTGGCGCCGCTCTTCGCGAACTTCCTGGACGCCGACGTGCTCCCGGTGCCGAAGGCGCTGCGGGCCAACCCGGCGCGCTTCGCCATGGAGCGGACGCTGTGCTGGGCGGGCACCACGATGCTCCGCTCCGAGTGGCCGCCGCCGCTGGAGGGCCGCTACGTCGACACGCCGCTGCTCTTCATCGCGGGGGAGGAGGACCGCATCCTGCCGGCCTCCTCGGTGGACGCGCTGGCGGGCTGCTACGCCGACGCGGAGGCGCACATCCTGCCGGGCATCGGTCACCTGCTGGGGCTCAGGGAGGCCCCGGAGAAGTACACCTCGACCGTCCTGGACTTCCTGCGGCGGGCTCTGACGTAA
- a CDS encoding acyl-CoA dehydrogenase, producing MGHYLSNLRDLRFTLFEVLGRDSVYGTGPFAEIDVATAEDILSEVERLAVHELADSAIEADRNPPVFHPETHTAPLPESFKRAYDTFMDAEWWRLALPAELGGTNAPPTLYWAFAEMILGANPALWMYAGGPSFARVVFDLGTEAQQAIARAMVDRRWGATMVLTEPDAGSDVGAGRAKAVRQEDGSWHIEGVKRFITNAEHDLSENIMHFVLARPEGAGPGTKGLSLFLVPKYDFDWETGELGERNGAYATNVEHKMGLKASNTCEMTFGDKHPAKGWLLGEKHDGIRQMFKIIEFARMMVGTKAIATASTGYLNALEYAKERVQGADLTQFTDKTAPRVTITHHPDVRRSLMTQKAYAEGMRALVLYTASVQDDILVQEAAGQDASAAHRLNDLLLPIVKGYGSERSYEQLAQSLQTFGGSGYLQEYPIEQYIRDAKIDTLYEGTTAIQGQDFFFRKVVRDQGQALTALSEEIKKFLADAAGGEELATARDTLAKAAADLEAIVGTMLTDLAATEQDVKSLYKVGQNTTRLLLASGDVLVGYLLLRSAAVALAKLPTARGEAADFYRGKVAAATFFAAEVLPSVSVQRALAEQTDNSLMELPEASF from the coding sequence ATGGGCCACTACCTCTCCAACCTGCGCGACCTGCGGTTCACCCTCTTCGAGGTCCTGGGCAGGGACTCGGTGTACGGCACCGGGCCCTTCGCCGAGATCGACGTGGCGACGGCCGAGGACATCCTCAGCGAGGTCGAGCGGCTCGCCGTCCACGAGCTCGCCGACTCGGCGATCGAAGCCGACCGCAACCCCCCGGTCTTCCACCCCGAGACGCACACGGCGCCGCTGCCGGAGTCGTTCAAGAGGGCGTACGACACGTTCATGGACGCCGAGTGGTGGCGGCTCGCGCTCCCGGCCGAGCTGGGCGGGACCAACGCGCCTCCCACGCTGTACTGGGCGTTCGCCGAGATGATCCTCGGCGCCAACCCGGCGCTGTGGATGTACGCCGGCGGCCCGAGCTTCGCCCGGGTCGTCTTCGACCTGGGTACGGAGGCGCAGCAGGCCATCGCGCGGGCGATGGTCGACCGGCGCTGGGGAGCGACCATGGTGCTGACCGAGCCGGACGCGGGCTCGGACGTCGGCGCGGGCCGCGCCAAGGCCGTCCGGCAGGAGGACGGCAGCTGGCACATCGAGGGCGTGAAGCGCTTCATCACCAACGCCGAACACGATCTGTCCGAGAACATCATGCACTTCGTGCTCGCCCGCCCCGAGGGCGCCGGACCGGGCACCAAGGGCCTGTCCCTCTTCCTCGTCCCCAAGTACGACTTCGACTGGGAGACCGGCGAGCTCGGCGAGCGCAACGGCGCCTACGCCACCAACGTCGAGCACAAGATGGGCCTCAAGGCCTCCAACACCTGCGAGATGACCTTCGGCGACAAGCACCCCGCCAAGGGCTGGCTCCTGGGCGAGAAGCACGACGGCATCCGCCAGATGTTCAAGATCATCGAGTTCGCCCGCATGATGGTCGGCACGAAGGCCATCGCCACCGCCTCCACCGGCTACCTCAACGCCCTGGAATACGCCAAGGAGCGGGTCCAGGGCGCGGACCTCACCCAGTTCACCGACAAGACCGCCCCCCGCGTCACCATCACCCACCACCCCGACGTACGCCGCTCGCTCATGACGCAGAAGGCCTACGCCGAAGGCATGCGCGCCCTGGTCCTCTACACCGCCTCCGTCCAGGACGACATCCTCGTCCAGGAGGCCGCCGGCCAGGACGCCTCCGCCGCCCACCGCCTCAACGACCTGCTCCTGCCCATCGTCAAGGGCTACGGCTCCGAGCGGTCCTACGAGCAGCTCGCCCAGTCCCTGCAGACCTTCGGCGGCTCCGGCTACCTGCAGGAATACCCCATCGAGCAGTACATCCGCGACGCCAAGATCGACACCCTCTACGAGGGCACCACCGCCATCCAGGGCCAGGACTTCTTCTTCCGCAAGGTCGTCCGCGACCAGGGCCAGGCCCTCACCGCCCTCTCCGAGGAGATCAAGAAGTTCCTCGCCGACGCCGCCGGCGGCGAAGAACTGGCCACCGCCCGCGACACCCTCGCCAAGGCCGCCGCCGACCTCGAAGCCATCGTCGGCACCATGCTCACCGACCTCGCCGCCACCGAACAGGACGTGAAGTCCCTCTACAAGGTGGGGCAGAACACCACCCGCCTGCTGCTGGCCTCCGGCGACGTGCTGGTGGGGTACCTGCTGCTCCGGTCGGCCGCCGTGGCCCTGGCGAAACTGCCCACCGCCCGGGGGGAGGCGGCGGACTTCTACCGGGGCAAGGTCGCGGCCGCCACCTTCTTCGCGGCGGAGGTCCTGCCCTCGGTGTCCGTGCAGCGCGCACTGGCCGAGCAGACGGACAACTCACTGATGGAGCTGCCGGAGGCGAGCTTCTGA